One window from the genome of Paenibacillus azoreducens encodes:
- a CDS encoding peptidylprolyl isomerase, with product MKFKKAYLPFMIMIVAALVLGGCGKKTEKSADQPKQSQETQNDQNQGSKETQGSKSDQGSQAAKSWTSPPEMKIDTGKTYEAEVKTSKGTFKIELFAKDAPKTVNNFVFLSKEGFYNGVTFHRIIESFMVQTGDPTGTGAGGPGYSFEDEKTSYKYEPGIVAMANAGPNTNGSQFFICTGEDSTSLNQNPNYTIFGKVTEGMDIVKQIAATPVEVNPAANNEVSKPSEKVTIDSVKIEEK from the coding sequence ATGAAATTCAAAAAAGCATATCTTCCATTCATGATCATGATCGTAGCTGCGCTTGTACTCGGCGGCTGCGGCAAAAAGACGGAAAAATCGGCGGATCAGCCAAAACAATCGCAAGAGACGCAAAACGATCAAAATCAAGGCTCTAAAGAGACGCAGGGAAGTAAATCCGATCAAGGATCTCAAGCGGCGAAAAGCTGGACAAGCCCGCCGGAAATGAAAATCGACACAGGGAAAACCTATGAAGCCGAAGTTAAAACTTCCAAAGGTACGTTTAAGATCGAGCTGTTTGCCAAGGATGCCCCAAAAACCGTAAACAACTTCGTTTTCCTGTCCAAGGAAGGTTTCTATAACGGGGTAACATTCCATCGCATCATCGAATCGTTTATGGTTCAAACCGGTGACCCGACGGGAACCGGCGCGGGCGGCCCGGGCTACTCCTTCGAGGATGAAAAAACAAGCTACAAATACGAACCCGGAATCGTAGCGATGGCCAATGCCGGCCCGAATACTAACGGCAGCCAGTTCTTCATCTGCACCGGAGAAGACAGCACTTCGCTGAACCAGAATCCAAACTACACCATCTTCGGCAAAGTCACCGAGGGCATGGACATCGTCAAACAAATCGCGGCAACGCCTGTAGAAGTGAATCCCGCCGCCAACAACGAGGTAAGCAAGCCAAGCGAGAAAGTAACGATCGACAGCGTCAAGATTGAGGAAAAATAA